In one Lycorma delicatula isolate Av1 chromosome 5, ASM4794821v1, whole genome shotgun sequence genomic region, the following are encoded:
- the LOC142324527 gene encoding uncharacterized protein LOC142324527, giving the protein MGSEQQFCLRWHNYQSSLLATLPLLLDGDDLTDVTLCAGGRSLKAHRVVLSACSQYFKDLFKEMQPMQHPVIVLPGTEFTDLCALVTFMYSGEVNIYQHQLTSLLAMADTLHIRGLAEFTGYTGFVNNSESVRKETSTSPRSKRAKVTAPTLTSSDDLLYHAMTSRTKPKNVKPKADNSSSESFPCWDNITTQNTAEDLSQRVPSSGSGSALDDTINLTNSNNNNNNNNNDNVNVPSIKQESDQQESTGSSSGGTVTNTADHNTSSSALPTDLTQSNNSESGSKNTTNRSERGERGSGQNVSNSKLYAMCFVCGKMLSNQYNLRVHMETHLNAHYACSACNHVSRSRDALRKHVSYRHPQTSTETPSRSTKQLHP; this is encoded by the exons GTCTATTGGCAACACTACCTTTGCTTCTTGATGGAGATGATTTGACTGATGTTACACTATGTGCTGGTGGTCGTAGCTTGAAGGCACATAGAGTTGTATTATCAGCATGTAGTCAGTACTTCAAAGATCTTTTcaag GAGATGCAGCCAATGCAACATCCAGTAATTGTACTACCAGGAACAGAATTTACTGATCTCTGTGCACTAGTTACTTTTATGTATAGTGGTGAAGTCAACATATACCAGCATCAGCTTACTAGTCTACTTGCAATGGCTGATACTTTACATATAAGAGGATTAGCTGAATTTACAGGATAT acAGGATTTGTGAACAATTCAGAATCTGTAAGAAAAGAAACTTCAACAAGTCCACGTAGCAAAAGAGCAAAAGTTACAGCACCAACTTTAACGTCATCTGATGATTTACTTTATCATGCAATGACTTCACGAACTAAACCAAAGAATGTTAAACCCAAAGCTGATAATTCATCTTCTGAATCATTTCCTTGTTGGGATAATATCACGACACAGAATACGGCTGAAGATTTAAGTCAAAGAGTACCATCCAGTGGTTCTGGGTCTGCATTGGAtgatacaattaatttaactaacagtaataataacaacaataacaataataatgacaacgtTAATGTACCATCAATTAAACAGGAAAGTGATCAACAAGAGTCAACTGGAAGTAGCAGTGGGGGTACAGTTACTAATACAGCTGATCATAACACTTCATCTTCAGCTCTACCAACTGATCTGACTCAga gtAATAACTCTGAATCAGGGTCAAAAAATACTACAAATCGTTCTGAAAGAGGAGAAAGGGGATCAGGTCAGAATGTatctaattcaaaattatatgctATGTGTTTTGTTTGTGGTAAAATGTTAAGTAACCAATATAATTTAAGAGTACATATGGAAACTCATTTGAATGCACATTATGCATGTTCTGCATGTAATCATGTGTCACGTTCTAGAGACGCTTTACGCAAGCACGTCTCATACAGACATCCACAAACATCAACTGAAACACCTAGCAGGTCTACTAAACAGCTCCACCCTTGA